The genomic window ATCGAGGCATATCTGCAGGATTTGACGGCTTCAGAGAAGTGTGGGAACTCGATTATCTTTACGAGCATTTTGAAGCCGATATCCATGAGATCATAGAGGAGACAGGATATTTAGACTCTGACTTGAAAGACGAATTTGACAACGAAGAGACACTTAGGATGAAACTCGTATGGTTTGCAGTTAGCACATATTGCCTAAGCAGAACTGATGCACTTGTCGAGGCAAAAGATTAAGATGTTTAGCAACGAACCACTAAAGCAAGGTTGACAGCGAATCAATCACTTAGCCTAAGGGGCATGAGATCTCAATAACAAGCACAGAAACAACAGCCAGTCAGATTAATGAATGTTATTTCCATGAAATTATTGCCCCACTAGGCTGACTAATAAGATGGTCAAAACAAACAAATGACCAATGGGATGGCGTGGGGCAGTTCTTAGAGGCAGACTAGTTGCATCTTAAGCGATTAAGAGTTTCTCGGAAGAGGGCAGCCAAGAGAAGGCCTTGTGTCATATTTCAAATGTTTCAATGGACCATTTTCAAATACATAAAACAAGAAAGCTCCAATATATTCCCGGCCAGAATATGGAGCCCTGCCATGCTTAAGCGAGGGCCCATGGTAAATAACTAGATCTCCTATTTCTAGGAATACGGATTCAATCTTATCGCTTTTATAAAAGTCAAGAGACCATTCAGAGTCTTTTGACAAGCAGCATGAAACACCTATTTCAGAGCTAGGCTTCAAATCAAAGTGAGGGGGGAGAGCATGCTAACGCCCATAAATTCGACCAAAGAAATAAGCAGGAAGCAATCTATCCTTGAAATTTTTCTGAATTAAAGGTTGCAAGCATAACAGTAACGAATCAAGAAAAAGAGGCGAGTATTTAGAAAACAATTCAAAGTCATCAGCAGGCTTGCCGTAAAAGACTGAACCACAGTCAACTGACATTAAAGTCCTGAGTCGAAGTGATAAAAACTCACACCGCTCATTAAAGATTGACTTTCTAAGCGTGGTAGCTTTATCAGACATTAATTCAAGAAAAGCAATATAACTATAATTGCCGAGAATCGGAAGAAAGAGTGATTGAAATACTTGTCAATGCAAAGCGATGATGGAGTGGTTGATAATGCGGCAAGAAAAATAAACTCTGTAATTTATTACCAAGCATGACTTTGCAATTTCTACGATGAAATTGCTAGAAGGCAATAATGAAAGCGAGTCATTAAGACTACGAACAGGATATATAACAGGAACAAAATCACGCTTAGGCATCAATGCTGCTAAGGGTAAATGAAGACGATCTAGTTTTAGACAAGAAAGCATTTGGACTTGACATCAAACACGAAGTAGTAAAGTTTTTAGCTGTTTAGGAGACTCCTCAACAGGGAAATTTCTCTTGAAAACAGCTGCAAGCAAGATTTTCTGTAGTTTTTCTAAACTTTGGCCTTTGCAAAAAAAATAACGGCTAGCACCAAAATTCAAATGGTCACTATCTGTTTGATCGAAACAATGCAAGTGCTGGGGAAGAGTGACAATATTGATCAAATCACCATCATCAATCTTCCAATTAGCAGTCCATAAGTCTCACAAAAGAGCAAATGCAACTATCCCCAGACAAATCAATCGGCAACTGTCACCTCTTGCTGCAGCACCTAGGCCACATAGCATGACTTGCAGACGCAACGCAAATTCAACAGGGCTATTTTTTACCAACCCATTCGCCCATCTAATACACAGCAATTCGCCTAATACTCAAACAAAAATATCAAAACGTCCCAAAAGCGCATCTATTGTTAAGGTCTTGGCACTTCGGCTCTGGTATTTCTATCTTTAAAAAGCACATCAAGGTGTTGGGTGAAGCTCACAAAACTCTCTCAATCAGAGTTCGATAGAGGCTGTGAGCTCAACAATGTCTTAAAAGAGTGCTGGAAAGCTTTTTACAGCCTGACAGCTCAAATGAATAATGTAGAGACAGATAGCACAAAATATCTTCAACTCGATAGGCTTCGCCAGACTTGTGAAAAAAACATCGACGAATTCAAGCAGGAGCTAGATGAACTCAACTGGCTGATACGAATAGGGATTCGTGACTAGGCCGCAGAGCAGCAAAAGCTTTACCACCAATCAACAACAGCTCTTCTCTTTAAAAGCAACAACCTCAACAAATCACCGCGTTGGAGACGAGTTTCAGAGATCACTCAAGTGGTCTCTGCAATGCACCTCTTAACAAGTTCGGTTCGACCATTTGAATCGTCAGGCTCTCTTGATCAGAAGACTCATTCAAAGCTCAAGCACCACTGCACCACGTCGTAACTCATGCCAACGCCCGGCCCCTTGCCAAGCCACCACCGTGCTGGCCAAACCAGAAGGCGTCGGCCATGGCAATGGCCCCAACAATGGCAATCCTGGGAAACAAGTATGAGCAGCATCTGCCGAGAAAGTGGGTGCAGATCCAGACAAATTCGCGCTCGTGGTAGCTAGTGGCCCGCTCTGCTTCAGCAAGGTCCTCAGCATTCCACAATCCGGTACTCGCAACCCAAGCGTGAAAGCTCCAGGATTAAGAGCCTCAACAAGCACACCCGAAGCCGGTACAACCAAGGTGAGGGCCCCTGGCCAATAGCGCCTGGCCATCGACCAGACATCCTCCAAAGCAAGCGGCAAAACATGCGCAAGTAACTCTTCAGGAGTCGCTCCCATCAGGATCAGAGGTTTGTCGGCCGACCTCTGCTTGATGGTCCACAACTGTGCAGCGTGAACAGGAGCGGCCGCCAAAGCTGGCAAGGTGTCTGTGGGCAACAATGCCGCTGAACCAGCATGCAATCTGGATGCCAAGGCACTGGCGTCAAGAACAGCCGAGGGCAGAACTGCCATGGTTCAAAGAGTCTTGATAATCAGGATGCCGAGCAATGGCAAAGCGCCTTACCCCCAGTAAATCTGACTTGTAGTCCACATTCTCCAAACCCTGCTGACGCATCAAAGCCAGCACGGCATCGCTCTGGTCATGGTGGTGTTCCAAGAACAGCCAACCACCAGGCTCTAAGGCCTGCATGGCACCAGCAATGATTTGACGAGTGGCCACCAACCCATCGGCTCCCCCGTATAGAGCCAAATGCGGCTCATGATCACGGACCACGGGTTCAAGTTGAGCCATTACAACTTCTGGGATGTAGGGAGGATTGACCAGTACCAAGCTGAACTCTCCCCACCAAGGCCGCAAAGGCTCCCACCAACTGCCCTGATGCAGCTGCCATAAGGCATGGGGCGCAAGCCTTTGCAAGTTCCGTTTCGCCAAAGCCAAGGCCTCGATGCTGCAATCCACTGCATGTCCTCGCCAAACAGGGAGAGCGCGAGCCAACGCCACAGCTAGTGCTCCTGACCCTGTCCCCAAATCGGCCCAGCGACCAAAAGGTTTCCGAACCAATGCTTGCAAAGCAAAATCCACCAACAGCTCCGTCTCTTGTCGGGGAATCAATGCCACCGCACTGACCTCCAGCTCAAAATCCCTCCAAGGGCAGTAACCGATCAAATGCTGAAGAGGAATGTGATGATCAAGATGTTGCTTCCAGATCATTTCGAGCTGATCAAGAGATCGCTCAAGCAGCACTGAACGGCGTGGGTCGAGATAAAGCTGCTGAAGATCGCTCCAGCGCAAACCTCCACCCAAATCAAGCAACCAGTCAAAATCAACAGCACGGCCTCCTTCAGCCAACTGCAAACGACGCCAGGCCAATAGCTCTGCTGCGGAAATCTCCAGCAATGCCATCGAAACAGGCTAGGCCAAACGCCAATACAACCCAGGCTCTGCCACCAAAACCCCCTGCAGCTCCAACTGAAGCAATTGTTCTGTCAATCGCGCCGAAGACAGATTCAGACAGGTCATCAAATCCTCCAGGGACGCCCCATCGCCAATGGCCTTTAACAGTGCTGTATTGCCATGCTGGCCGGCTGGTGCGCTAGAGCGAGAACCAGACAAATCAACAGCAACCGAAGGAGAATGAACCGCCAGCGGACCAGCACCAAGTTGTTTTACAAGAGCTTCAGGGCTTAGCAAAGGGGAAGCCTGATCCAACAACAAAGCATTGCTACCGAGAGCCGACCATCGCCTTGCATCTCCGGGCACGACCAACAGCTGACATTGCTGCTCTATTGCCCGCCGCGCTGTAATCAAGGCTCCACTTCTCTCGGGGCACTCGACGACGACCACAGCCTTTGCCAAGGCCACCAATAGGCGATTACGGGCCGCAAAACAACCGCGCTTGACCAAAGTCTCCCGGGGCTGCTCTGTGACTAGCAGCCCTTGAGCCGCTACCAGAGCTTGAAGGCCCTCATTCTGCCGGGGATAGACCTTATGCAACGGTGTGCCCGGCACGCCCATAGGCGCACCACCGCCTTCCAAACAGCCGCGATGGGCAGCCGCATCAATCCCTTCTGCAAGGCCACTAATCACAGGCCAACCCGCTAGTGCCAAAGCACGACCCAATGCTTCCGCCACACGCAAACCATGGTTCGAAGGCCGTCGTGTGCCAACAATTGCAACCGCCCTACGGGCCCCAAGGCATCCCAAAAGCTCCTGCCGGCCCTGCCAAAAAAGCGCCAAAGGAGGGCGCTTCAAGGCACGAAACCCTTCCGGCCAAAGCACATCCACAGGCAACAAGACATCCTCCGGCACGTCGACACTTGGACAAGTTCCCCACTTGCTGCGGTGGAGGCTCAAGTCTTTGAACAAGGCTGTCGGCCAGGAGAGCACCTTGCGCAACCTTTCCTCAGGCCAAGTCCATAGCTCAGCCAGACTGACCTCGTGAGCCTGGCCTAGCGCCTCGAGGTCCCCCATTCGAGCAGCTCCAATCCCTGGACAGCGGCTCCAAAGCCACCACCAATGCCGAGATTCCACCAGCGGAATAGTACATATGAACTAATTATCTTACAGGCGAGGTTCGGCCCCCTGTTGTAGTTGCCGTAAAGCACTCGCAAGAGGCTCTGGGGGTTGACGTAGCACCCGCCGCCTCGAGCCCATGACATTGAGCAGCACAAGATCCACCTGAGCATCAGCGACCCGATCCCCTGCCTCCGATGCAAAAACTGTGAACCAGGGCCATCGCACCCCATCGCAGGGCAGAGACCAACTCTCCAGCTCTACCAGCTCACCATGGCGAAGCGCACGACGATAGTGAATCTCAAGACGCACCACAGGCATCTCCAATCCGGCTGCGGAGATGCGCGCATAGGGCAAACCTACCTGCGCCAAAGCCTCCACTCGAGCCTCCTCCAGCCATGCCACATAGGCTCCATGCCACATCACCCCAGCGTGATCTGTGTGCTGCGGTAACACCCGCCTACGCAGCTTCCAAGGCTGAGTCTTCTCACTCTTCATCAGCATGCTGAACTCCTAACTCACTCGGCATAGGCTGCTGCAAAGCCTGGTAAAGCTTGCAAAAGAACCTACTGACCAAGAACTAGCTGGGAGCAATGCTGAAAATGCTCTACCCGAACTGACCTTCCCAAGTTCACAACAGCTGATATCTGTCGGCTAAGTCTGGATTCCTGAAAGCTGTCCAGCTAGATCGTGGAACCCCACCAAAAGAGTTGTAACCCCTTCCCCGCCGAGACATTGGCAAGTTAATGAGAATCAGCCCCAACGCATTGGGTACACCCATCAAGCAAGGATGAATCAAAGCGAGGGGGGCCAAGATGGCGGTTGAAGAGAACCCAGATCTAGTTTCAATTGCTTGGGAGAGTCGCCAACAAGAACTGATCAAGGGCCTTTGGGACCTCGACACGCTGGTTGGGAGTTCCGGTGAGCAACTTCACCTGAGTTGATGAAACCGCTTTAGTCCTGATTGACCAGGACCAAGAACGCAGTTGAGACTGGCAAGCGGATGGCCTTCAAACCAGCAAGAAGTTGATCAGCTTTTGTTGCTGTTGGTCTGGATGTAAAGACCAATCAGAAACAACATCGGAACCGCTACGAACAGAAGGGTGGCTAGGAAGCCGAAGTTGTTTACAGGCATGGCCGCAGAGGATTACTCCGGGAAAGTATCACCCGCAAGCTACCCAAACTGCAATCTGCTCAAGCCTCGTCACCGGGCGTAGCAGCCCACGCCCTTTCAAAACCAGCTGAGATCACACCATCAAACCCCTCTGATTCGAGGGGTTTGATGGTCTATTAAGACAGCTTTTGCGCACGCGCCGCCTCAAGTCGACTCTTGGCATTAAGCAGGGCTTCCTGTGGTCGAGTCACGACGATCACTGACGACATAACAATGGTCTGACAAGCAAGGCGCCAATTCTCAGGGCGGCGCTTGAGCTTGATTTCCTCAACCTCAGTTCGTGGTGAAAGCGCACCAACTTTGCTTTCCCCCTCAATTCCAACAAAACAAGTAATGCACTGACCACAACCTCCACAGTTCCCCAACTTTCCTTTCAGCCCATAGAGCTCCATCCCCTCGCGCAAGGCAACCTCCCTGAGATTTTCGCCTTGCTTGCACTCAACATCTTTGCCTTCCCGGACAAAGCGAATGATGGGCATGGATCTGGAACGCAAAAGACAACCCATTTTGTCTCAAGCGCGGCATTGCAGTTTGTAACCAAGCCTGAATATCAGCAAAACCTCAGCCTGAGGAAATCGATAGCCCTCCAAACCCACTCTTTTAAGAGCTATTCATGTATCACTGCACGTTGCAGCTAGCGACAACCTTCTCCACACTTAATGGTGCACGTCTTACGATCTGCGGGTCTGGCTGCATTAGCAGCTTCGTTTCGTTCCCCCGAACCTGACCCATGGGATTGCCCTGGTATCGGGTGCACACGGTCGTCATCAACGACCCCGGCCGACTTCTGGCCGTGCACCTCATGCACACAGCCCTGTTAGCCGGCTGGGCCGGCTCCATGGCCCTCTACGAATTAGCCATCTTCGATCCTTCGGATCCCGTCCTCAACCCCATGTGGCGGCAAGGCATGTATGTCATGCCGTTCATGACCCGCTGCGGAATTACTGGCAGCTGGGGGGGCTGGAGCATCACCGGTGAAACCGGTGTTGATCCAGGCCTCTGGAGCTTCGAAGGTGTTGCTGCCGCTCACATCATCTTCAGTGGCCTGTTAATGCTGGCCGCAATCTGGCACTGGACCTACTGGGATCTTGATCTTTGGCTAGATCCACGTACTCAAGAACCTGCTTTAGACCTTCCAAAAATCTTCGGCATCCACCTGACACTTGCAGGTGCTGTTTGCTTCGGCTTTGGAGCCTTCCATCTATCTGGACTTTATGGTCCTGGGATGTGGGTCTCTGATTCCTATGGACTAACAGGTCATATGGAGAATGTCGCGCCCGAATGGGGTGCTGCAGGATTCAACCCCTTCAGCCCAGGCGGCATTGTGGCGAACCACATTGCTGCAGGAATCTTTGGATTCCTTGGTGGCCATTTCCAAATGCTCAACCGCCCACCTGAAAGGCTTTACAAAGCCCTTCGCATGGGCAATATCGAAACAGTCTTAGCCAGTGGTTGTGCTGCTGTTTGCGCAATTGCCTTCATCGTTTCAGGAACGATGTGGTATGGATCTGCAGCCACACCTGTTGAACTGTTTGGACCTACCCGTTATCAGTGGGACCAAAATTTCTACAGAACTGAAATCAACCGTCGTGTCCAGTCAGCCATGGATGAAGGCGCTACTCAAGAGGCGGCATATGCCGCTATCCCTGAGAAGCTTGCCTTCTACGACTACGTAGGTAACAGCCCTGCAAAGGGTGGTCTATTTAGGGTTGGTGCCATGGTGAATGGCGACGGTCTTGCTACTGGCTGGCTCGGCCACATCACGTTCAAAGACAAGGCAGGCAATGATCTGCAGGTCCGTCGCATCCCGAATTTCTTCGAGAACTTCCCTGTGTTACTCGAAGATCAGAATGGCGTCGTGCGTGCTGACATCCCCTTCCGCCGTGCTGAAGCAAAGAATTCCTTTGAGCAGCAAGGCGTAACGGCAACCATCTATGGCGGTTCCATGGATGGGAAAACCTTCACTGATACCGCTGATGTGAAGCGTCTGGCTCGCAAGGCTCAACTTGGTGAAGCCTTTACTTTCGACCGCGAGACCTATGCTTCGGACGGTGTTTTCCGAAGCTCACCTCGAGGCTGGTTCACCTTTGCTCACGTCAACTTTGCGCTCTTGTTCCTATTCGGCCACTGGTGGCATGCAGCTAGGACCTTGTACCGCGATGTGTTTGCCGGTATCGATCCTGACCTCGGCGACCAAGTTGAATTCGGTGTTTTCCAAAAGTTGGGCGACTCTTCTACTCGTCGCGTTCCAGGGCAAACTTAAGCCTTCCACAGGAACTACACCTTCAGCTGATCGACCTTACGGAGACTCTCAATGGATGCTTTTGCTTACACCCTCTTAATGACCCTGGTGGTTGCCACTCTGTTCTTCGCGGTTGCATTCCGTGATCCGCCGAAAATCGGCAAAGACAGTGGCAAATAAAACGCCAATCTCTTTAAAGCCCCGCTTCGGCGGGGCTTTTTTTTGTCTTTAAGCACTTCTTCCTCCAATCTCGTTGATCCAAATAATCATGCAGTCTTATTGTCTCGCAAAGGATTTACAGCACTAAAGCCTGAGAATGCAGTTCAACAGGTCCTTCTCAAGGCTCGAATTACTGTCTAGACTTAGTTCTCTAAGATTGGAGTCTTACGGGCATGCAATGCCCCTCCTGCCAAAACACTGATAGTCGGGTACTTGAATCCCGCGCTGCTGATGCCGGGCGAAGTGTAAGAAGGCGCCGTGAATGCTTACATTGCGACTTTCGCTTCACTACCTACGAACGCGTCGAAACTGTTCCAATCACAGTTTTGAAGCGTAATGGCAATAGGGAGACTTTCAATCGCAGTAAAATCCTTAATGGCCTTACGCTTGCCTGTCAAAAAACCGGTCTCGAGCAAGACAGACTTGAGTCAATGGTGAACGAGCTTGAACTGCAACTTCAGCAAAGAAGTGGGCGTGAAGTGAATAGTGCTGAAATCGGCGAAATGGTTTTGGACCAACTATCGGAAATGAGCGAGGTCGCTTACGTACGCTTTGCGTCGGTATATCGTGATTTCCGTGGAGTTAATGATTTCGTAGCAGCACTTGAAGGCATTCATGCCAACAAGGAACAGCTCGCAGCCGTTCGCTGAGAATAAGAAGTCAATCTGTAGAGTGATCAATTAATTCCGAAAGGTCG from Prochlorococcus marinus str. MIT 9313 includes these protein-coding regions:
- a CDS encoding L-threonylcarbamoyladenylate synthase, coding for MAVLPSAVLDASALASRLHAGSAALLPTDTLPALAAAPVHAAQLWTIKQRSADKPLILMGATPEELLAHVLPLALEDVWSMARRYWPGALTLVVPASGVLVEALNPGAFTLGLRVPDCGMLRTLLKQSGPLATTSANLSGSAPTFSADAAHTCFPGLPLLGPLPWPTPSGLASTVVAWQGAGRWHELRRGAVVLEL
- the prmC gene encoding peptide chain release factor N(5)-glutamine methyltransferase produces the protein MALLEISAAELLAWRRLQLAEGGRAVDFDWLLDLGGGLRWSDLQQLYLDPRRSVLLERSLDQLEMIWKQHLDHHIPLQHLIGYCPWRDFELEVSAVALIPRQETELLVDFALQALVRKPFGRWADLGTGSGALAVALARALPVWRGHAVDCSIEALALAKRNLQRLAPHALWQLHQGSWWEPLRPWWGEFSLVLVNPPYIPEVVMAQLEPVVRDHEPHLALYGGADGLVATRQIIAGAMQALEPGGWLFLEHHHDQSDAVLALMRQQGLENVDYKSDLLGVRRFAIARHPDYQDSLNHGSSALGCS
- a CDS encoding DNA processing protein DprA, with protein sequence MGDLEALGQAHEVSLAELWTWPEERLRKVLSWPTALFKDLSLHRSKWGTCPSVDVPEDVLLPVDVLWPEGFRALKRPPLALFWQGRQELLGCLGARRAVAIVGTRRPSNHGLRVAEALGRALALAGWPVISGLAEGIDAAAHRGCLEGGGAPMGVPGTPLHKVYPRQNEGLQALVAAQGLLVTEQPRETLVKRGCFAARNRLLVALAKAVVVVECPERSGALITARRAIEQQCQLLVVPGDARRWSALGSNALLLDQASPLLSPEALVKQLGAGPLAVHSPSVAVDLSGSRSSAPAGQHGNTALLKAIGDGASLEDLMTCLNLSSARLTEQLLQLELQGVLVAEPGLYWRLA
- a CDS encoding acyl-CoA thioesterase is translated as MLMKSEKTQPWKLRRRVLPQHTDHAGVMWHGAYVAWLEEARVEALAQVGLPYARISAAGLEMPVVRLEIHYRRALRHGELVELESWSLPCDGVRWPWFTVFASEAGDRVADAQVDLVLLNVMGSRRRVLRQPPEPLASALRQLQQGAEPRL
- the psbM gene encoding photosystem II reaction center protein PsbM codes for the protein MPVNNFGFLATLLFVAVPMLFLIGLYIQTNSNKS
- a CDS encoding 2Fe-2S iron-sulfur cluster-binding protein, which encodes MPIIRFVREGKDVECKQGENLREVALREGMELYGLKGKLGNCGGCGQCITCFVGIEGESKVGALSPRTEVEEIKLKRRPENWRLACQTIVMSSVIVVTRPQEALLNAKSRLEAARAQKLS
- the psbB gene encoding photosystem II chlorophyll-binding protein CP47 — translated: MGLPWYRVHTVVINDPGRLLAVHLMHTALLAGWAGSMALYELAIFDPSDPVLNPMWRQGMYVMPFMTRCGITGSWGGWSITGETGVDPGLWSFEGVAAAHIIFSGLLMLAAIWHWTYWDLDLWLDPRTQEPALDLPKIFGIHLTLAGAVCFGFGAFHLSGLYGPGMWVSDSYGLTGHMENVAPEWGAAGFNPFSPGGIVANHIAAGIFGFLGGHFQMLNRPPERLYKALRMGNIETVLASGCAAVCAIAFIVSGTMWYGSAATPVELFGPTRYQWDQNFYRTEINRRVQSAMDEGATQEAAYAAIPEKLAFYDYVGNSPAKGGLFRVGAMVNGDGLATGWLGHITFKDKAGNDLQVRRIPNFFENFPVLLEDQNGVVRADIPFRRAEAKNSFEQQGVTATIYGGSMDGKTFTDTADVKRLARKAQLGEAFTFDRETYASDGVFRSSPRGWFTFAHVNFALLFLFGHWWHAARTLYRDVFAGIDPDLGDQVEFGVFQKLGDSSTRRVPGQT
- a CDS encoding photosystem II reaction center protein T — protein: MDAFAYTLLMTLVVATLFFAVAFRDPPKIGKDSGK
- the nrdR gene encoding transcriptional regulator NrdR, whose protein sequence is MQCPSCQNTDSRVLESRAADAGRSVRRRRECLHCDFRFTTYERVETVPITVLKRNGNRETFNRSKILNGLTLACQKTGLEQDRLESMVNELELQLQQRSGREVNSAEIGEMVLDQLSEMSEVAYVRFASVYRDFRGVNDFVAALEGIHANKEQLAAVR